GAGCCTGCgcctatgaatgtttttaacacatatatggcgcaatataactgctgtggatcatcatcatcatcatgatcatgaatatAGCAtgcatggaaaaaaaaaatgatataatgcAATATCAAGATAAATACTTTTGGAGTTATGTCTGGCTACGGTAGGTTTTAGAATTCTTAGACACAGaacctctcccccccccctactctCTCCTTTGAGAAACTTAATAATCTTCTTTTGGGGTATAACCTCCTTTCTAGTAAACTCCTTGAAAAGACTGAGGTACCAACATTAGcatattttttagaaattatGGGATAAAGCTCAACATCATCCCTCATAGTCTTATGAAAGTTGTGTCAGACCAAGCGGGTATTTGACACGATTGAGCATAGCTGAactagaaattaaaaaatatgtatataaaatggGTAAAACtattaataattaatgtaaCTTGTGCTTTCAGTTTCTTGAGAAGtggaaaaaattgaattttctattGTAAGTCTGAATGGCTATTGTTCATaactgaaaacatgtttttaaacaTTAGTAAATGAAATGTGATTAGACTATGCAGGATGAATAGAAACAGAAATTAGAAAGAGTGGGATAAAACTAGTGTCCTGTTACATAAAaacattatatataaatgatgCACATATTTGAGTTTATCGGTAGGATTTGTGAGCATAAGGTAACTACGGAACTGTTAAACCCACAAGGTGCAGCCGAGTGGGTTTAGACTAGTTTCCATAGTTACCGCATGCTCACTGATCCTACCGATGCACAAACAAACCTgtgtatcatttgttttatagaatggTTGAATTTTTGggctcaaaatcaattttttttacaaccatACATTGGTAATTACCGACGCATGGCTAgccatgcatccggtaaatttGCCATGCATAAGTAATTACCGGACGCATGGCAAATTTACCGTATGCATGGCTGGCCATGCATCGgtatacaaatattcaatgttgatgagtGCGATCGTTCCGAATATTGCATGAGTGTGCAAGTTGAAACAGTCTATTCAACGACGCGAAGCGGAGTTGAATAGACTGTTTCAACTTGCAACGAATGTAATATTCGGAACGTCGCACGAatacaacattgaatatttgttttatacaacaccgATAGCTACTTTAGACTAGATCTATATAGGCTAGATCTATAGGTCTAGTCTATGACTAACGCGCGTTAGGTCTTATTTTGCTTACAATGTTGTCTTTTGAGCGTCAGTAGATTTACTCCAGTAATCCCAGGAGAGTCAAGTATTTTCAACATAGATCCATAAAGTCATAGATCCATGAAGTCCAATTTGTGAACGAATTACATAAAACCCAGAAGGAAATCCAGAAGGTACGCAGCCGTACCCTGGGAATAATTTGCTTAGCAACGTACGTACGCGCATTGTGTTCAGCTTAGCAACGTGTATGCGCAGTGCTACGTACATCGGTCAGAGATACGAAAACGTGATTACGTATGCGCGTATTCACTTAACGTGTACGGGGCATGACCATGGGTTCAGTGTGCCCAGGGTTCTTGCAGTGCTGGCTCATTTACTTCAgcgtgctatagtcgactatagcacgagcgtgcaatagtcgactatagcacggcTAGCATATCTTAGCGTGCTATAGCTGATTCCTCTGAATGTCACGTGACACGCTTTCATCCAATCAGCTGTCAAGGATCTATCCATGTGTTGTATAATAATTACTTATGCATGATACCCATtctataataacaataaatgcacaatttctataacaaacttactatcagccaatcggattgaaggatttcagaaGCTTTTAACGgctattgtaaatttgttattataacaagttttatgaaactaaCCCCAAGTGTTAGCATACATTAGGCCCGTTTTGAAAGTCCATTTTTGATGCACGTGTACACGGCGTGTTTTTCGGTcgtgtacacgtgtacacgtTGTAAACACTCTGAGAGCGAGTTGTTTTCATGTCGACACGGACCTGCATCAACATGTCATTAAAAAGGGGGTCTATATAGCCTAAGTCACGGTTTTAAAGCTTACCAGAGAAGTTTGAAGTATCAATCCACAAAAATTGGTGCAAATTAAAAGTTTActcagcttagcagcgcattaaattaataaagaatgcaaaagaaaatcaGTGCAGGGCCCTGCTAGCGCCGACGCTCGTTGGATGCGCATTTTGTATACTGTACCGTACGTGCATGCACAGATCGCTGCAGAATGAAGTGTAACTGAAGTTAtcgattgattttcattattttgttgccaatttgaggagcgtTTGTTTGTAGGCTTGTAGCACATGTGTACGAGCGTATAACACGTAAGTTGTAGCAATGATCGCTGTTGcaattggtgattctcaaattggctatGAGTGTAATTGAGCAAAACTTTCGAGACCGGAGGCGGAGCAGACCCATTtcgtggtacaaaaacttgagTCTCCAGAATGTATGTGGATTAAATCGGCGATTTTGGAAGTGAACTCACTCTagattaattgaaatatattgacatATTAGTAATTAGAATATGTGCAGTGTCTGAGAACTATGATTTAATGTGAGGCTGTGAGCTTGTTCACTGATTTTGTAGTCCCATGCAAGCTTTATGCAGATGCTACCGTGTACACGGTGATGGAATTTAGTACACGTGCACTGACTTGACCGTgcgtgtacacgtgtacacgtGTACCCGAAACGGGCCTAGCATACATACCCTGTGTCTTTGAGGATTGCAGTGATAGTCCTACTGAATCCACAGCGAGGTTCACCAGGATGTCCCTTCATGAAAAGAATTACCGGCGATCGATTGATCAGTCCCTTTAATCTGAGTAAAGACACACGATAAATATGATTGGTAAGCACCTAGAACATTATGTTGAATGGAATAAGGATACGTAATATGCATTGTGAATGTTGCTATCGTTACTGCTATGAATATTTCACTTGTATTACTCTGACCAGCACAGGCCCATTGCACAAAGACAATACACCCGATTTATGAAGCGCTATACAGAAACGGATTATTAtagttattatcatgattaatctgaaggaaaaaaaaaaaacctttgtctTTTACCCATCCGAACCTAGTAATACCTGCATACTTTTAATCCTTAAATTCAATTTTGAcgaacaaatttttaaaaaggggaagaTTCTAAGTTtcttcatacattttttttttcggtgacAGCTTGTATCTGTTTGGTGTACAGCCACAATTCTGTATACATGTTTTATCATGCTGCATTTATGTATTACTAGTATCATGTcaccttttttttcaagcaagTATTTTTTCAGTCATAATAATGAGAGACTAGAGAATCAGGTCTGTCTTCTAACCTGTCTTCTAAGTTTGTTTTCTTAGGAAGAGTCTGGTCAAGTTCCCCGCTAGCATCTAGCTCCTTGATAATATCCAGTCCACCAATCAGCTCCCCGTTTACATACACCTGAGGAAACGTTGGCCAATCAGAATACTTCTTTAATCCTGTGGAGGAATCAAATGCAAACACaaatgtatgaatgaaaattaaaagggAACTTTACCCTGACATAAGGTGGGttgtaaaacaaataaaaaggaaaatactaACAAAGCTATGGTGAAAATCCATGAGAAAATAACAAAGATATTACTTTTTAaccttgtaattttatttattcacataCAAGCAGCTTCACCATTCAAAGGACAAAAAAGGTGGGAAAAAGtgaatatcaattaaaaaaaatacataaagcaaaataagatgaaaaaaaaaatgcaaataaattgacaaaataAACCAACAAAATTATACACCTATACATCATTAactaatgaaataatgaaactaaTACATACCAATCAACAAACAAACTTACTACCTAGAACTACCCtaaaaattatttaagtaacaaacaaacaaagtaaCTACTGGTATTATTATGTAACTAACTAATGaactaactaaataattacttgGTTACTTACTAAATTTCTATCTAGCTAACCTACCAACTAACTAACAGATTAACTATCTAACTAAATTCTTACCTTGCCTTACTTCGTCATCGCCCAGGATATCAAACGTACTGTAGTCAATCTTACGTTCATCTAATAGTCCCATCAGTGTCCGACTAAAGCCACATTTTGGCTCCTGTTGAGATCCTTTCACAAACGCAACACAGGGGGCGGCATTTATGAGTCTCTTTAACTTTGTGTTAAGGTCCTACGCAGAAGGGAGAAATAAGCGTTGTGGGTTATTTTTTTAGAATCATTATTCTGTAGAGACACAAATATCTGTTGGACTTTAAAGAAAACGTTAAGGAGTCAAATTGAACATATTTTGCACATAAAGATGGTTCGgaaatttttttgttattagtCAACAAATGGAAGGTAGTCATATGCATAGTGCATACTTGACTGAAAAGTATGAAATCATCTGAGGATACAACATCAGCTACAGATATGAAAACATTAGCATGAAATCacataggttttttttttattccttggtCTAAAGCATCCAGAGCACGGTAATAGTGAACCCTAATTGATACTGGATGCATTTTTAGAAGATGAATGACTTCCATTTCTTCTAAAAAGTTCAAGTTTTGTTGAGTATACACAAGAAAACATACAGCATAGTTCTAATTCTGTCAGAGGCAAATTTGTCTACTTTTGATAAATCAACTCATCCCTTTAAAGCACTAATGACCCGTTTACATCGAGTATACATTCATGATTCATTATGCGGTTATCATACTCTGCTAAACGTACCATCTCTTTAGGGTGGCATATGATTTTAAGATTACTGTACAATTTCCATACAGATTCACGGTTACTGTAGGGTCTACAATTTTGTTTATCTCTGAgttatataaattttttttcaaattgaaggATCATaccctttaaaaaattataggTTTAATGAACAAACAGCGTAGAGACATTGTACGATCTTTGTAGGGCCTCTGTTCGGCTTTATCCTTAGCCATCTTCGATGCCCATAACAAGAAATCATACAATGGCTGCACTCAATGTAAACACATAAAATAATAGCCTGTAGCCACTTAAGATGCAACAAATATTCGGGGATGATCATAGTAAATGTAAACAAGGCATTAAAGACCAACCTCTTgaggtggttgtgatgatgttGGTAACATGACAGGACTGGCATTGGGGTCTGCATGGTGTTGGACCATCTTGGTAAGCTTCGGTACATTAGCTCCGTCTAATCTGtctacttctttctttccctgatagaagagaaggaaaaaaaatcataaatcaacTGTAAAAGatgataagaaataaaaatgcaatCCAACAAGCACTCATATCAAGTTTACAACTGGAAGTTCAAAGTTACATGAACTACGGAAACGTTTGCAACCATAAATATGACATTGAACACTACTggaccccgttgcataaaagttactatcatGATAACTTTGCTATCTAATGGTAACTACCagggtaacgctgatcaacagcctaTCAGAATCAAGGGTTctatgcaagttaccattggacggcaaagttaccatgatggCAACTTCAACAGGGCCGAGGCTGATATGCCACATATGATGGAAAGACAATGACACTTCCAGTTCCCATACTGATGCAAAAGGTGaagtctttaaaggtcaagtccaccccagaaaaatgttgatttgaatcaatagagaaaaatgtaacaagcataatgctgaaaatttcatcgaaatcggatgtaaaataagaaagttgtgacattttaaagtttcgctcatttttctcaaaacagttatatgcacaactcagtgatatgcaaatgagagagtcgatgatgtccatcactcactatttcttttgttatttattgtttgaattatacaatatttgaaattttacagaattgacaataatgtagaacttgactgaaccacataatgttaaacaatgttaattccacatgttcagggaataAAACTCGATTTCACATGACAAgggggagaaaataaaaatatttcatatttcatatagtagaatacaaaagaaatagtgagtggatgacgtcatcagttccctcatttgcataccaaccaggatgtgtatatacctgttttgtgaaattaagcgaaactttaaaaggccataactttcttattttacatccgattttgacgaaattttcagtgttatgtttgttggacttttctctttttattcaaatccactttttgttggggtggactagTCCTTTAAAGATCATAATGAAATTCATAGATCTTGAACCAAGAACCTGTCAGCAAGCAATAAATCcaggggagtatttcatgaaacaaagtcagtgattttcactcaAAGATTGTCATAAACTACAACGGTGACACATTTGCTCTGCcaacaattgctccaggcttgATTTCTtctatgatatacatgtagggttagggttaggattGCAAtaaggttttatgttaggtctaagtttaggatagggtatagtcttaaatccagggttaaagcccggggggccagtcaaatatattgctgtacacacgcgtgaccaaggaatttccaaacaccccctaaactagtttttctctgtgtgcaaataACCCCCTacacaagtttttcgcggggtttatttacacattttggcccctaaacaagttgtcgccaaaatataaCCTCGttgaaaaagcttggggaaaaaaacatacccaaacacgtttggctagtctttaaaaaaaaaagctttagggaaaaaacataccctaaatacgtttgaccccgcgattgaccattgaccagtctttcaaaaccacccttttttttttaaatcggtgtttttgatacccttaacgagtccacgcgcggaccgcgtccaaaactgaaaaaaaacacccctttaaacgcgttttttggtcacgcgtgtgtacagcaatatatttgactggcccccccccccccccccgagttaaagttggtcatttcttttgtgtgtggaattttaaagcggagcagttgtcgccagagcaaatgtcatgataACTATGAAACACCCTCTTGTTCCAATGCTAATGCAAATGgtgaaaaactttaaaagaacCATGAAAATGACAATTCTGAATCTTGTTTCCTCCATAAATCTAATAACAAATGGCTAAAAACTAAAAATGAAATCTGagcaataaaatcataaattcaagcttgcaAGGCCAGTAACATAATATAGTCAAATACATGGCCCATAGAGCCTTTCAATACATATTCGCAACTAATTATTCTTTCTCTTTGACAGCACCAGTGACCGTGTTACGATGTGGTCATGACATATGGGATAGGAAACTGTGGAACAATTGTACCAATATTAGCAGCAAACATTAAAACTTGAGTTGGTCCGTTTTCCTAAATGACCATTATGGGAAattgtgttgggggggggggtattggaaggaagggaagagaacgggagagggggaagagaaaggggaatagagagaaagggacagggaaaggagagaaagagggcTAGAGTGGAATTATGCAAACAATTACTTGTTGTATGACTCACCTTGATTAAAATGAACGTGGGGACTGCAGCGATGCTGTACTCTTTAGAAATTTCTGGAAGTTCTTCAGCCTCaacctaaaaaataaatgaaatatgaaaatagagagaaaaatatCTCTCATGGAGGTTCCTCAGACATGCTTGAGATAAGCGAACAATAACCACTTTGGCTGTATTACAGTCCCACTCATAATAATCTGTGGTATGTTTTATTTACTAGTGAAGTTTCGTTTGAAAACACAGTAGGAAAAATCTCTTTTGAACAAAGCTAATGATATTATCATGGCTTTGAAACTTTGATGCAATATGATTAATTCTCCTTCATTATACTATCAAATTACAAGTTTTAAGATGAATAGGAAACAATAAACACAACTTTTTGAGGACTGCTTGGAcgtttcaccaaaattgcagtgTGTACATCTCATGCTTAAGTGAGCCCTGAACTTCAAACGTTGTTTTCTCCGTATTTTTTTGAAACTCTCAATGAAATTCCTCTACAATCAATCAAGTATTTGTGTGGATGagctttttcaaaatcttaaaattCAATTTGGGCAAATTACACCTTATCTGGATACCACATCCTACAGGGTTTCAATACTGAGGACATTAGATTCATGTATAAATGTAGACAGTGTCACTTTCCTTCCTTCCAGTTGTAAACAGCTCCCTCCATTGATGATCCAAGGCCCCCTAGAGGGTGATGTTACAAAGGCAGACTTACCGTTGAGAAGCGAACCTGTGGATGTTCCTTGGCCAGTTCAAGCATGACCTCATTCATCTGCTGGCACTGAGGGGCCCATTGCGCCCTGAAGTGAACCACCAATAGACCACTGACagagaacaacaacaaaaataataggtttcatcatcaatcatttgAAAGTATTTTGGTAATTGTACAATTCTGTCCCAGAAGAGAATTGCCAGATGTAAGAACTTTCCTTCTGAACACAACAGGATAATGTTGGGgcgttttgttttgttctgtttttatgGGAAGCAGTTGAGCAATATCAATGGGCGGATACTCAACCAGGCAATAAAAAAACTGCATGCTTTGAATTGCCTGAATGGCGATCACTTTacatgacaaaataaaagataGCAGAGTAAACAATAGCACATCTTTTTTAAATGCACTTCTGAAAAAATTTGATCGAGCATTTCCCAAAAAAATTTGGGTTTTGAGAATCATTTTGTCAGAACATGCGGAATGATtatcatcaaattaaaagtttaCTTATAGTTTTTTACCATCTGCGGGTAGTAAATGGTTTTCAATACATTGTTTGATTGCAGCGACTGAGGTACATGGTTGATTGTTGAAGACTCTCTCCAATGAGGGAGACAATCTCCGATATTGGAGTTGCTTTGCAAATGGATAAAGGTCAACTCAGCACTTAAGGCAACTCGgacatgttgaaaaaaataaagtgccAGATTCAAgctttcatagaaaaaaaactaaccctaaacctaactgTAAACCTAGTAATGTTGATAACACTAACAGCCCTTTGTTCGACATGGCACATCGAGCGATCAAAAGTTGATGTGTGGAAGCGCCGCTGGATTACGCGGCTCCGCACTTGATATGCAACCTGGAAGTCACAGCAGCCCTTCGCTCAGAGCCCCTGATGATTGAAGGCAACACGCTAGTATGCAGCTGAATTTACTTCGGTgcaaattcaatgcagttgacttttgattttgatttgccaTTTTGAACATACTGTTCAGTCCTAAATTCGTGAGAACATTTGCAACCTTGAAACAAAAACCACCAATTTCTTCATTTCTAGGTATTTTTCAGGAATCACGCTTTTTTAATCTGAGCTAAGCCGCAATGTGCACTGGAAATATGGTGCAGATTCTAATTTTCAAGAgccaaatttgattttcaaaggTCGATTTTGGAGTTGAAATTAGGACTCTCCTGTGCTGAGGCGAGTACATGTAACAATGGCTTTAAGGCAACCTTAAAACAAAAACCACAAATTTCTTCATTTCTAGCGCATTTTTCAGCAATCACACTT
The genomic region above belongs to Lytechinus pictus isolate F3 Inbred chromosome 12, Lp3.0, whole genome shotgun sequence and contains:
- the LOC129273632 gene encoding glutaredoxin-3-like, which translates into the protein MAELISIKSVEDFGKEVEQTVSGLLVVHFRAQWAPQCQQMNEVMLELAKEHPQVRFSTVEAEELPEISKEYSIAAVPTFILIKGKKEVDRLDGANVPKLTKMVQHHADPNASPVMLPTSSQPPQEDLNTKLKRLINAAPCVAFVKGSQQEPKCGFSRTLMGLLDERKIDYSTFDILGDDEVRQGLKKYSDWPTFPQVYVNGELIGGLDIIKELDASGELDQTLPKKTNLEDRLKGLINRSPVILFMKGHPGEPRCGFSRTITAILKDTGIKYDTFDILQDQEVRQGLKTFSNWPTFPQLYVNGELIGGLDIVKELQESGELVNILQG